One uncultured Jannaschia sp. DNA segment encodes these proteins:
- a CDS encoding zinc ABC transporter substrate-binding protein, with product MIRALAALAVLSGPAFAQDRPVIVADSYPVAFFAGALAGDAAEVRLAVPEGRDPSSWRPGLSEIVAIQAADLIVLNGSGLSDWTTRAALPRSRTVDTGRGVADDLIATDTITHSHGQEGSHSHEGVATHTWLDLDLAARQAEALAAAMGRALPDAPVAANLDALLADLDALDATGDALVEGAPVPVIASHPRYEYLGRAYGLDIAALDWTAGVAPDAAQLAALEAARAETGARIFIWEAEPPEAARAAVAALGLAQAVIPPLATPPAEGDFLSAFRDGLAELAAALNSLG from the coding sequence GTGATCCGGGCCCTCGCCGCGCTGGCCGTCCTGAGCGGGCCTGCATTCGCGCAGGATCGTCCCGTCATTGTCGCCGACAGCTATCCCGTGGCGTTCTTCGCCGGCGCGCTGGCAGGCGATGCGGCCGAGGTGCGGCTGGCCGTCCCCGAAGGGCGCGATCCGTCCTCCTGGCGGCCCGGTCTGTCCGAGATCGTGGCCATCCAGGCCGCCGACCTGATCGTTTTGAACGGCTCGGGCCTGTCGGACTGGACGACGCGCGCGGCGCTGCCCCGGTCCCGCACCGTCGACACCGGGCGCGGCGTGGCGGACGACCTGATTGCCACCGACACCATCACGCACAGCCACGGGCAGGAGGGCAGCCACAGCCACGAGGGCGTGGCGACCCATACCTGGCTCGACCTCGACCTCGCGGCGCGGCAGGCCGAGGCGCTGGCCGCCGCGATGGGGCGCGCCCTGCCCGATGCACCGGTCGCGGCCAATCTCGACGCCCTGCTGGCCGATCTGGATGCGCTCGACGCGACCGGCGACGCGCTTGTCGAGGGCGCGCCCGTGCCGGTGATCGCGAGCCATCCTCGCTACGAGTATCTCGGCCGCGCCTACGGCCTCGACATCGCGGCGCTCGACTGGACGGCAGGCGTCGCGCCGGACGCGGCGCAACTGGCCGCCCTGGAGGCCGCGCGGGCCGAGACCGGCGCGCGCATCTTCATCTGGGAGGCCGAACCGCCCGAAGCGGCCCGCGCGGCCGTCGCGGCCCTCGGCCTCGCGCAGGCGGTCATCCCGCCGCTCGCGACCCCTCCGGCCGAGGGCGATTTCCTCTCGGCATTCCGCGACGGGCTGGCCGAGCTGGCCGCCGCGTTGAATTCCCTCGGTTGA
- a CDS encoding FAD-dependent oxidoreductase gives MNALPASARAVVIGGGVIGCSVAYHLAKLGWNPILLERKRLTSGTTWHAAGLIAQLRATPAMTRLSRYSQELYGTLEAETGLATGFRRCGSITVALTDDRREEIARQAGMARAFGVEVEDIGPAEIAAAYPHLAMEGIRSGVRLPKDGQGDPTGIALALAKGARQGGAIIAEQTEVTSVRRTGGRVTHVEWRRGAETGVIACDHVVNCAGMWGRDVGAMLGAPVPLQACEHFYVVTEAIEGLGTLPVLRVPDECAYYKEDAGKMLVGAFEPVAKPWGPIPPAFEFDQLPEDIDHFEPILERAIARMPMLAEAGIHTFFNGPESFTPDDAYHLGPCPGTDNVWVAAGFNSIGIQSAGGAGLALSQWMEDGDMPFDLMDVDIARMEPFQSNRRYLRARASESLGLLYADHWPARQKATARGVRRSPLHRELLDRGAVMGELAGWERANWFGPEGASYEYGWGRQTWWQAQRAEHLALRAGVGLYDMSSFGKLRIEGRDAARLMAQACGADLDVPPGRVVYTQMLNTRGGIEADVTVTRLAEDRFLMVTPAATRLRDESRLRRLSAGMEVTITDVTAGEAVMAVMGPRARDLLAAVVAEDMDDAAHPFGTAREVELGFGLARLHRLSYVGELGWEVYVSADMAVHAFETILEAGRDHGLTLAGLHAMDSLRLEKGFRHMGHDITPADHVIEAGLGFACRKTGGYVGADAVDAIRGTGPSRRLLQFRLDDPEPLLFHAEPILRDGEVVGHTTSGAYGHSIDRAIGLGYVPCPGETAAEVLASTYEIEVAGLRVPATASLKPIFDPEGDRMRG, from the coding sequence ATGAACGCCCTGCCCGCCTCGGCCCGCGCGGTCGTCATCGGAGGTGGCGTCATCGGCTGTTCGGTGGCCTACCACCTGGCCAAGCTGGGCTGGAACCCGATCCTTCTGGAGCGCAAGCGCTTGACCTCGGGCACGACCTGGCACGCGGCGGGCCTGATCGCACAGCTCCGCGCGACACCCGCGATGACCCGGCTGTCGCGCTACAGCCAGGAGCTCTATGGCACGCTCGAAGCCGAGACCGGCCTTGCGACCGGCTTCCGCCGCTGCGGGTCGATCACCGTCGCACTGACCGATGACCGCCGCGAGGAGATCGCGCGGCAGGCCGGTATGGCGCGCGCCTTCGGCGTCGAGGTCGAGGATATCGGACCGGCCGAGATCGCCGCGGCCTATCCCCATCTTGCCATGGAGGGCATCCGTTCGGGCGTCCGGCTGCCAAAGGACGGGCAAGGCGATCCGACGGGCATCGCCTTGGCCCTCGCCAAGGGCGCGCGGCAGGGGGGAGCCATCATCGCCGAGCAGACGGAGGTCACGAGCGTCCGCCGCACGGGAGGCCGTGTCACGCATGTCGAATGGCGGCGCGGTGCCGAGACGGGCGTCATCGCCTGCGATCACGTCGTCAATTGCGCGGGCATGTGGGGCCGCGACGTGGGCGCGATGCTGGGCGCGCCGGTCCCGCTTCAGGCCTGCGAGCATTTCTACGTCGTGACCGAGGCGATCGAGGGTCTCGGCACCCTGCCCGTGCTGCGGGTGCCCGACGAATGCGCCTACTACAAGGAGGATGCGGGCAAGATGCTCGTGGGCGCCTTCGAGCCGGTGGCCAAGCCGTGGGGGCCGATCCCGCCCGCGTTCGAGTTCGACCAGCTCCCAGAGGATATCGACCATTTCGAGCCCATCCTCGAACGGGCCATCGCCCGTATGCCGATGCTGGCAGAGGCGGGCATCCACACCTTCTTCAACGGCCCCGAGAGTTTCACGCCCGACGATGCCTACCACCTCGGCCCCTGCCCCGGCACAGACAACGTCTGGGTCGCCGCGGGCTTCAACTCCATCGGCATCCAGTCGGCGGGCGGCGCGGGTCTGGCGCTGTCGCAATGGATGGAGGATGGCGACATGCCGTTCGACCTGATGGATGTCGACATCGCGCGGATGGAACCGTTCCAGTCGAACCGGCGGTATCTGCGGGCCCGCGCGTCCGAAAGCCTCGGGCTTCTCTATGCCGATCACTGGCCCGCGCGGCAGAAGGCCACGGCGCGAGGCGTCCGCCGCTCCCCGCTCCACCGCGAGCTTCTCGACCGAGGCGCGGTGATGGGCGAGCTTGCGGGGTGGGAGCGGGCCAACTGGTTCGGCCCCGAGGGCGCTTCGTATGAGTACGGCTGGGGGCGGCAGACATGGTGGCAGGCGCAGCGCGCCGAACATCTCGCGCTCCGCGCGGGCGTCGGGCTCTATGACATGTCGTCCTTCGGCAAGCTGCGGATCGAGGGGCGCGATGCCGCTCGCCTCATGGCGCAGGCCTGCGGGGCGGATCTCGACGTGCCGCCGGGGCGCGTCGTCTATACCCAGATGCTCAATACCCGCGGCGGGATCGAGGCGGACGTGACCGTGACCCGGCTGGCCGAGGACCGGTTCCTCATGGTCACCCCCGCCGCCACGCGCCTGCGCGACGAGTCGCGGCTGCGGCGCCTCTCGGCGGGAATGGAGGTGACGATCACCGACGTGACCGCGGGCGAGGCCGTGATGGCCGTCATGGGTCCGCGGGCGCGTGACCTTCTGGCCGCCGTGGTGGCCGAGGACATGGACGACGCGGCCCATCCCTTCGGCACCGCCCGCGAGGTCGAGCTCGGCTTCGGCCTCGCCCGGCTGCACCGCCTGTCCTATGTCGGCGAGCTTGGCTGGGAGGTTTATGTCTCGGCGGACATGGCCGTCCATGCCTTCGAAACGATCCTCGAAGCCGGGCGCGATCACGGGCTGACGCTTGCGGGGCTGCACGCGATGGACTCGCTCCGGCTGGAGAAGGGCTTCCGGCATATGGGGCACGACATCACGCCCGCCGATCACGTGATCGAGGCGGGGTTGGGCTTCGCCTGCCGCAAGACCGGGGGCTATGTCGGGGCCGACGCCGTGGACGCGATTCGCGGCACCGGTCCGTCGCGGCGCCTGCTGCAATTCCGTCTGGACGATCCCGAGCCGCTTCTGTTTCACGCCGAGCCGATCCTGCGGGACGGCGAGGTCGTGGGCCATACGACGTCGGGTGCCTACGGCCACAGCATCGACCGGGCGATCGGTCTCGGCTACGTTCCCTGCCCCGGCGAGACGGCGGCCGAGGTGTTGGCCTCGACCTACGAGATCGAGGTGGCGGGCCTCCGCGTCCCGGCCACCGCATCGCTGAAACCGATCTTCGATCCCGAGGGCGACCGGATGCGAGGCTGA
- a CDS encoding DUF4198 domain-containing protein, which yields MFRLALVTCLAAAPAAAHYGMIIPSDPMLSQEDGRAIDLTLSFSHPFEEDGMVLERPEAFTVTHDGTTTDLLGDLSEATVMDEPGYTLTHELARPGTHVFAMTPVPYWEPAEDAFIQHFTKTYVSAYGDDEGWDAELGLRTEIVPLTKPFGLWAGNVFQGIVHLEGSPVPYAEVEVEFYNEGQSAGVPSDLMITQTVKADGNGVFTYAAPASGWWGFAALNTAPETMAFEGEDKAVELGAVIWVRFEEWMSR from the coding sequence ATGTTCCGCCTCGCCCTCGTCACCTGTCTCGCCGCCGCTCCCGCTGCCGCGCATTACGGCATGATCATCCCGTCCGATCCGATGCTGTCGCAGGAGGACGGGCGCGCGATCGACCTGACGCTCTCCTTCTCGCATCCGTTCGAGGAGGACGGCATGGTGCTGGAGCGGCCCGAGGCCTTCACCGTGACCCATGACGGCACGACGACCGACCTGCTGGGCGATCTCTCGGAGGCCACGGTCATGGACGAGCCGGGATATACCCTGACCCACGAGCTGGCGCGCCCGGGCACCCATGTCTTCGCCATGACGCCCGTCCCCTATTGGGAGCCCGCGGAGGACGCGTTCATCCAGCATTTCACCAAGACCTACGTCTCGGCCTATGGCGATGACGAAGGCTGGGATGCCGAACTCGGGCTGCGCACCGAGATCGTGCCGCTGACCAAGCCGTTCGGCCTCTGGGCGGGCAACGTTTTCCAGGGGATCGTCCATCTGGAAGGGTCGCCCGTGCCCTATGCCGAGGTCGAGGTCGAATTCTACAACGAGGGCCAGAGCGCCGGCGTCCCCTCGGACCTGATGATCACCCAGACCGTCAAGGCCGATGGCAACGGCGTTTTCACCTATGCCGCCCCGGCCAGCGGCTGGTGGGGCTTTGCCGCGCTCAACACCGCGCCCGAGACCATGGCCTTCGAAGGCGAGGACAAGGCGGTCGAACTGGGCGCCGTGATCTGGGTCCGCTTCGAGGAATGGATGTCCCGGTGA
- a CDS encoding ABC transporter permease, with translation MNAVYLAAANLRFHWARTLVLIMAAALVLAVPVLTRALLAQGEAALTARAEATPLLLGTRGSRLDLVMAGAYFTDDLPEPTTMATAEAVWDSDLGIPVPLHTEFTSDGARIVGTTLDYFDLRALDLAEGRPFALLGEAVLGSATAARLGTGVDGTILSDPENLFDLDGAYPLEMTVVGVLAPTGTPDDDAVFVDIKTAWVIAGIGHGHDDIIAEGEDAAAAAARVVQYARITEANIDSFHFHGNPADYPVTGVMVAPHDARAATILRGRYLDADGPVQAVVPSDVIDALVARLLRIASLVDAVTVVVGAAAALALGLALFLSWRLRAPEMRTAFALGAGRGMIARLALAEVGLILLGAVLLALPLVIALQSFAPTIAARLIALGS, from the coding sequence ATGAACGCGGTCTACCTCGCCGCCGCCAACCTGCGGTTCCATTGGGCGCGCACGCTGGTCCTGATCATGGCCGCGGCCCTGGTGCTGGCCGTGCCCGTGCTGACGCGCGCGCTGCTGGCACAGGGCGAGGCCGCGCTGACCGCCCGCGCCGAGGCGACGCCGCTGCTGCTGGGTACGCGCGGCAGCCGGTTGGACCTCGTGATGGCGGGGGCCTATTTCACCGACGACCTGCCGGAGCCGACGACGATGGCCACCGCCGAGGCGGTGTGGGACTCGGATCTCGGCATCCCCGTGCCCCTGCACACCGAATTCACGTCGGACGGGGCGCGCATCGTCGGCACGACGCTCGATTATTTCGACCTGCGCGCGCTCGATCTGGCCGAGGGCCGCCCCTTCGCCCTTCTGGGCGAGGCCGTGCTGGGCTCGGCCACGGCCGCGCGCCTCGGGACAGGCGTGGACGGCACGATCCTGTCGGATCCCGAGAACCTCTTCGATCTTGACGGGGCCTACCCGCTGGAGATGACGGTCGTGGGCGTCCTCGCGCCCACCGGCACGCCGGATGACGACGCGGTCTTCGTGGACATCAAGACGGCCTGGGTGATCGCCGGCATCGGGCACGGCCATGACGACATCATCGCCGAGGGCGAGGACGCCGCCGCGGCCGCCGCCCGCGTGGTGCAATACGCCCGCATCACCGAGGCCAATATCGACAGCTTCCACTTCCACGGAAATCCGGCGGACTATCCGGTCACCGGCGTCATGGTCGCGCCCCATGACGCGCGCGCGGCCACGATCCTCCGGGGCCGCTATCTCGACGCGGACGGCCCGGTGCAGGCGGTCGTGCCCTCGGACGTGATCGACGCGCTGGTCGCTCGACTGCTGCGCATCGCGTCGCTGGTGGACGCGGTCACGGTCGTCGTCGGGGCCGCCGCGGCACTGGCGCTGGGGCTGGCGCTGTTCCTGTCGTGGCGGCTGCGCGCCCCCGAGATGCGCACGGCCTTTGCCTTGGGCGCCGGGCGCGGCATGATCGCGCGGCTGGCGCTGGCCGAGGTGGGGCTGATCCTGCTGGGCGCCGTCTTGCTGGCGCTGCCACTTGTCATTGCACTGCAATCATTTGCGCCTACCATCGCCGCACGCCTCATCGCCCTTGGTTCCTGA
- a CDS encoding ABC transporter ATP-binding protein produces MISVRDLRFGYSGGFALDVPELDVAAGERVAIVGPSGSGKTTLLNLVSGIAVPREGRVTLNGQEVGPLSDRARRALRAASIGFVFQEFALVDYLTAEGNVLYPYRVGAGLRLDREVRERARALLRDFGLGEKIRRRPAQLSQGERQRVAIARALVTRPKVILADEATGNLDPANKAAALDLLFAQAAETGAALLCVTHDHELLPRFDRVIDFADLRTAA; encoded by the coding sequence ATGATCTCGGTCCGCGACCTGCGGTTCGGCTATTCCGGGGGGTTCGCGCTCGACGTGCCCGAACTCGACGTCGCCGCGGGTGAGCGGGTCGCGATCGTCGGGCCGTCGGGCTCTGGGAAGACGACGCTTCTGAACCTCGTCTCGGGGATCGCCGTGCCGCGCGAGGGCCGGGTGACGCTAAACGGCCAAGAGGTTGGCCCCTTGTCGGATCGGGCCCGCCGGGCGCTGCGCGCCGCCTCCATCGGTTTCGTGTTCCAGGAATTCGCGCTGGTCGATTACCTGACTGCCGAGGGCAACGTCCTCTACCCCTACCGCGTCGGCGCCGGCTTGCGGCTGGATCGCGAGGTTCGCGAGCGCGCCCGCGCGCTGCTGCGTGATTTCGGCCTGGGCGAGAAGATCCGCCGCCGCCCCGCGCAGCTGAGCCAGGGCGAGCGGCAGCGCGTGGCCATCGCCCGGGCCCTCGTGACGCGTCCGAAGGTCATCCTGGCCGACGAGGCGACGGGCAACCTCGACCCCGCCAACAAGGCCGCGGCACTGGACCTTCTCTTCGCGCAGGCCGCCGAGACCGGCGCGGCCCTTCTTTGCGTGACCCATGACCACGAGCTTCTGCCCCGCTTCGACCGGGTGATCGACTTCGCGGATCTGAGGACGGCGGCATGA